The following coding sequences lie in one Arachis ipaensis cultivar K30076 chromosome B03, Araip1.1, whole genome shotgun sequence genomic window:
- the LOC107631230 gene encoding pentatricopeptide repeat-containing protein At2g15980, translating to MATQILILKRFPITTKPLSLSFSYSSSSEDVVETAICILTHNRSKSRWTTLHSLYPNGFSPIQFSRIALGIKNKPHLALHFFQWTKSKSLCNHNLHSYSTIIHLLARARLKTHAQEAITVAIRASLNHEHSSLDSPPLKLFEHLIKTYRLCDSAPFVFDLLIRSCLESNKLEPSIQIVRMLMSRGNIPKVCTLNSLLSRVCKLQGFDAGHGIYREFFGLVEVNDKILKRGFGFRVSPNAHTYNVLMLRCYQDGLMRKVEEIWNEMGTSNCAPNAYSYTLLMAAFCDEGRMVDAERLWEEMENKKMELDVVCYNTIIGGFCKIGDVGRAEEFFTKMQLGGIDSTNATYEHFVKAYCSVGDVDSAVLVYNDMCRMGFRPCASILDMMVVLLCDKCRVEEAIEFLGNAVCRYDLVPKEKSYEVLIKGLCSEGKMEKALKLQAEMVGIGHHQPNLEIYSAFVDGYTRQGKDEMAESLRKEMVQTQMQSFRK from the coding sequence ATGGCGACTCAAATCCTCATATTAAAACGCTTCCCAATAACCACGAAACCTCTATCTCTCTCCTTCTCATATTCTTCATCCTCCGAGGATGTGGTAGAAACCGCCATATGCATCCTCACCCACAACCGGTCCAAATCCCGTTGGACCACCCTCCACTCCCTTTACCCCAACGGCTTTAGCCCCATCCAATTTTCCCGAATTGCCCTCGGCATAAAGAACAAACCCCACCTCGCCCTCCATTTTTTCCAATGGACCAAATCCAAATCACTTTGCAACCACAACCTTCACTcttactccaccatcatccacctTCTCGCACGTGCCCGCCTCAAAACTCATGCACAAGAAGCCATCACTGTTGCCATTCGGGCCTCCCTAAACCACGAACATTCTAGTTTAGATTCGCCACCTTTGAAGCTCTTTGAGCACCTTATCAAGACCTACCGGCTCTGTGATTCTGCCCCCTTCGTCTTCGACTTGTTGATTCGCTCTTGTTTGGAGTCCAATAAGCTTGAACCTTCGATTCAGATCGTTAGAATGTTAATGTCCCGCGGGAACATTCCCAAAGTTTGCACATTGAACAGTTTGCTTTCTAGGGTTTGCAAGCTTCAAGGTTTTGATGCTGGCCATGGGATTTATAGGGAGTTTTTTGGGTTGGTTGAGGTAAACGACAAGATTTTGAAAAGGGGTTTTGGTTTTAGGGTATCCCCTAATGCACATACCTATAATGTATTGATGCTACGTTGTTATCAGGATGGTTTGATGAGGAAAGTTGAAGAAATTTGGAATGAGATGGGTACATCGAATTGTGCACCCAATGCATATAGCTACACTCTATTGATGGCTGCTTTTTGTGATGAAGGAAGAATGGTGGATGCTGAGAGGTTGTGGGAAGAAATGGAGAATAAAAAAATGGAACTTGATGTTGTTTGTTATAATACTATCATTGGTGGGTTTTGCAAAATTGGAGATGTTGGTAGAGCTGAGGAGTTTTTCACAAAGATGCAATTGGGTGGTATTGACAGCACTAATGCAACTTATGAGCATTTTGTTAAGGCATATTGCAGTGTTGGGGATGTTGATTCAGCTGTTCTTGTATATAATGATATGTGTAGGATGGGATTTAGGCCTTGTGCATCGATCCTTGACATGATGGTTGTGTTACTTTGTGATAAGTGTAGGGTTGAAGAAGCAATTGAGTTTCTTGGGAATGCAGTTTGTAGATATGATTTGGTTCCCAAAGAGAAGAGTTATGAGGTGTTGATAAAGGGGTTGTGTTCTGAAGGGAAAATGGAAAAAGCTTTGAAGCTTCAAGCAGAGATGGTAGGAATAGGGCATCATCAACCAAATTTAGAGATATATAGTGCTTTTGTTGATGGGTACACTAGGCAAGGGAAGGATGAAATGGCAGAAAGTTTGAGGAAGGAAATGGTGCAAACACAGATGCAGAGTTTCAGAAAATAG
- the LOC107631228 gene encoding probable ubiquitin-conjugating enzyme E2 24 isoform X1, translating into MTGIFFMDALVSDSDWETNSESNSEYQEDIDFLYGGQAQSILSSLEESIGKIDGFLSFERAFVHGDVVCSLADPSGQMGRVIGVDMFVDLENVQGKVYKNVNSKKLRRIRSVSEGDHVIKGSWLGRVHRVAEKVTVLMDDGVECDIIALEKEKLLPLTQNFPEDFPYPYYSGQRVKVKSPSGSKSARWLCGTWRDYQDEGTVCAVEAGLVYVKWLASVATDCSLNVNAPLCWQDSKNLTVLSCFSHANWQLGDWCMLSVAEQKEHIAPTTMVHKMARGYKRRNLDSRELFAIGKIKTKVDVVWQNGEHSIGLDPEELLPVNVINAHEFWPHQFVLEKGASYDPLKPNDQRWGVVRCVDALEHTVKVQWKAVSISNEDNFAGDKTEETVSAYELVEHPDYSFCFGDIVFAAQKQLGDQAGKDNGKSVTDLKAEATLEDGNQVHCVDEFPDNPFLCCVGNVTGFKDGNMEVNWANGFTTKVAPYEVFRIEKPEGSAVTSIPHETNVDELPQEMIEHRSLPSDKKGKDLLNSDGVREICEKQFGECSSFSLPRAAFELFSSIKDSIFQTLGATPLSGAVSSVPTYEEENGSDFLDNKDLETCNQCTHSHPVDKLQFIEEITPNPEVVKTHEHNDSPFSFHNNNSNQFQQFDIIENCSDHHFFGDGRALTLSQVKRGWAKKVQQEWNILEKNLPETIYVRVFEERMDLMRAAIVGASGTPYHDGMFFFDICFPPEYPNEPPMVHYKSGGLRLNPNLYESGRICLSLLNTWTGAGSEVWNPRSSTILQVLISLQALVLNEKPYFNEAGYDQQIGRAEGEKNSVSYNENAFLVTTKSMLYLLRNPPKHFEALLEEHFRKRSKHILLACKAYIEGAPIGCGFECAKTELENQKGTSTGFKIMLSKILPKLVEAFSDMGIDCSHFVEHQNSVPW; encoded by the exons ATGACAGGCATATTCTTCATGGATGCACTCGTTAGTGATTCAGACTGGGAGACTAACAGTGAAAGCAACAGTGAGTATCAAGAGGACATCGATTTTCTCTACGGGGGCCAAGCTCAGAGCATATTATCAAGTTTAGAGGAAAGCATCGGGAAGATCGATGGTTTCCTCTCATTTGAGAGAGCCTTTGTCCATGGAGATGTTGTCTGCTCCTTGGCAGACCCATCTGGACAGATGGGAAGAGTCATTGGTGTTGATATGTTTGTGGATTTGGAAAATGTTCAGGGAAAGGTCTATAAAAACGTGAACTCCAAGAAACTTAGAAGGATTCGCTCTGTTTCGGAAGGTGATCATGTAATTAAGGGGTCATGGCTTGGTCGGGTTCATAGAGTGGCAGAGAAAGTTACAGTATTGATGGATGATGGAGTTGAATGTGATATCATTGCCTTGGAAAAAGAGAAGCTTTTACCACTGACTCAGAATTTCCCTGAAGATTTTCCATATCCATATTATTCAGGGCAGAGAGTGAAGGTTAAGTCCCCCAGTGGTTCAAAATCGGCCAGATGGCTATGTGGCACTTGGAGGGATTATCAAGATGAAGGCACTGTTTGTGCTGTGGAAGCAGGTCTGGTGTATGTTAAATGGCTTGCCTCGGTTGCCACAGATTGCAGTTTGAATGTGAATGCACCATTATGCTGGCAAGATTCGAAAAACTTGACCGTGCTGTCATGCTTTTCGCATGCAAACTGGCAGCTTGGTGATTGGTGCATGCTATCAGTTGCAGAACAGAAAGAACACATTGCTCCTACTACAATGGTGCATAAGATGGCAAGAGGATACAAGAGAAGAAACCTTGACTCTAGAGAGCTGTTTGCTATTGGGAAGATCAAGACCAAAGTTGATGTTGTGTGGCAAAATGGTGAGCATTCTATAGGACTAGATCCAGAGGAATTACTCCCTGTGAATGTCATAAATGCACATGAATTTTGGCCTCATCAGTTTGTGCTTGAAAAAGGTGCTTCTTATGATCCTCTTAAGCCTAATGATCAAAGATGGGGTGTTGTCCGATGTGTCGATGCATTGGAGCATACTGTTAAGGTACAATGGAAAGCTGTTTCCATTTCCAATGAAGATAATTTTGCTGGAGACAAAACGGAGGAAACTGTGAGCGCCTACGAACTTGTAGAGCACCCGGACTACTCCTTTTGTTTTGGTGATATTGTGTTCGCGGCTCAAAAACAGCTTGGGGACCAAGCTGGTAAAGATAATGGCAAGTCAGTGACTGACTTGAAGGCGGAGGCTACTCTTGAAGATGGGAACCAAGTTCATTGTGTAGATGAGTTCCCTGATAATCCTTTCCTGTGCTGTGTCGGGAATGTTACTGGTTTCAAAGATGGTAACATGGAGGTGAATTGGGCTAATGGTTTCACAACCAAG GTTGCACCTTATGAAGTTTTTCGAATTGAAAAACCTGAAGGTTCAGCTGTTACCTCCATTCCTCATGAAACTAATGTTGATGAGTTACCTCAAGAGATGATTGAACACAGAAGTCTACCCTCTGACAAGAAGGGAAAG GACTTGTTAAATAGTGATGGTGTTAGAGAGATTTGTGAAAAGCAATTCGGGGAGTGTAGCTCCTTTTCCCTTCCTCGAGCCGCCTTTGAACTTTTCTCCAGCATTAAAGACAGCATATTCCAGACACTTGGTGCAACACCCCTTTCAGGAGCAGTTTCCTCAGTACCCACATATGAAGAGGAGAATGGATCTGATTTTCTTGATAATAAAGATTTGGAAACTTGTAACCAATGCACTCACTCACATCCAGTGGATAAGTTGCAATTTATTGAAGAAATAACTCCAAATCCAGAAGTTGTCAAGACTCATGAACATAATGATTCTCCATTCTCTTTCcacaacaataattcaaatcaGTTTCAGCAATTTGATATAATAGAAAATTGCTCTGACCATCACTTCTTTGGTGATGGTCGAGCATTGACATTATCTCAG GTGAAAAGAGGCTGGGCAAAAAAGGTTCAGCAAGAATGGAACATCCTCGAGAAAAATCTTCCTG AAACTATTTATGTTCGTGTGTTTGAAGAAAGAATGGATCTCATGCGTGCAGCGATTGTTGGTGCATCCGGAACCCCGTATCATGACGGGATGTTCTTCTTTGATATATGTTTCCCTCCTGAGTATCCCAATGAACCACCT ATGGTGCACTACAAATCTGGTGGACTCCGCTTAAACCCTAACTTATATGAGTCCGGGAGAATCTGTCTGAGTCTCCTGAATACTTGGACTGGTGCAGGCTCTGAAGTTTGGAACCCCAGAAGCTCCACAATTCTACAAGTCCTTATCTCTCTGCAGGCCCTTGTCCTTAATGAGAAGCCTTATTTCAATGAGGCAGGATACGACCAACAAATCGGCAGAGCCGAGGGAGAGAAGAACTCTGTGAGTTATAATGAGAATGCCTTCCTTGTCACAACCAAATCAATGTTGTATCTGCTAAGAAATCCACCTAAG CATTTTGAGGCACTTTTGGAAGAACACTTCAGAAAACGGTCCAAACATATTCTTCTTGCATGTAAAGCATATATTGAAGGAGCTCCAATTGGGTGTGGTTTTGAATGTGCAAAAACTGAGCTTGAAAACCAGAAGGGGACTTCCACAGGGTTTAAAATTATGCTTTCTAAGATCCTCCCCAAGCTAGTAGAGGCCTTTTCTGATATGGGAATTGATTGCAGTCATTTTGTAGAGCACCAAAATTCAGTTCCCTGGTAA
- the LOC107631228 gene encoding probable ubiquitin-conjugating enzyme E2 24 isoform X2, with amino-acid sequence MDALVSDSDWETNSESNSEYQEDIDFLYGGQAQSILSSLEESIGKIDGFLSFERAFVHGDVVCSLADPSGQMGRVIGVDMFVDLENVQGKVYKNVNSKKLRRIRSVSEGDHVIKGSWLGRVHRVAEKVTVLMDDGVECDIIALEKEKLLPLTQNFPEDFPYPYYSGQRVKVKSPSGSKSARWLCGTWRDYQDEGTVCAVEAGLVYVKWLASVATDCSLNVNAPLCWQDSKNLTVLSCFSHANWQLGDWCMLSVAEQKEHIAPTTMVHKMARGYKRRNLDSRELFAIGKIKTKVDVVWQNGEHSIGLDPEELLPVNVINAHEFWPHQFVLEKGASYDPLKPNDQRWGVVRCVDALEHTVKVQWKAVSISNEDNFAGDKTEETVSAYELVEHPDYSFCFGDIVFAAQKQLGDQAGKDNGKSVTDLKAEATLEDGNQVHCVDEFPDNPFLCCVGNVTGFKDGNMEVNWANGFTTKVAPYEVFRIEKPEGSAVTSIPHETNVDELPQEMIEHRSLPSDKKGKDLLNSDGVREICEKQFGECSSFSLPRAAFELFSSIKDSIFQTLGATPLSGAVSSVPTYEEENGSDFLDNKDLETCNQCTHSHPVDKLQFIEEITPNPEVVKTHEHNDSPFSFHNNNSNQFQQFDIIENCSDHHFFGDGRALTLSQVKRGWAKKVQQEWNILEKNLPETIYVRVFEERMDLMRAAIVGASGTPYHDGMFFFDICFPPEYPNEPPMVHYKSGGLRLNPNLYESGRICLSLLNTWTGAGSEVWNPRSSTILQVLISLQALVLNEKPYFNEAGYDQQIGRAEGEKNSVSYNENAFLVTTKSMLYLLRNPPKHFEALLEEHFRKRSKHILLACKAYIEGAPIGCGFECAKTELENQKGTSTGFKIMLSKILPKLVEAFSDMGIDCSHFVEHQNSVPW; translated from the exons ATGGATGCACTCGTTAGTGATTCAGACTGGGAGACTAACAGTGAAAGCAACAGTGAGTATCAAGAGGACATCGATTTTCTCTACGGGGGCCAAGCTCAGAGCATATTATCAAGTTTAGAGGAAAGCATCGGGAAGATCGATGGTTTCCTCTCATTTGAGAGAGCCTTTGTCCATGGAGATGTTGTCTGCTCCTTGGCAGACCCATCTGGACAGATGGGAAGAGTCATTGGTGTTGATATGTTTGTGGATTTGGAAAATGTTCAGGGAAAGGTCTATAAAAACGTGAACTCCAAGAAACTTAGAAGGATTCGCTCTGTTTCGGAAGGTGATCATGTAATTAAGGGGTCATGGCTTGGTCGGGTTCATAGAGTGGCAGAGAAAGTTACAGTATTGATGGATGATGGAGTTGAATGTGATATCATTGCCTTGGAAAAAGAGAAGCTTTTACCACTGACTCAGAATTTCCCTGAAGATTTTCCATATCCATATTATTCAGGGCAGAGAGTGAAGGTTAAGTCCCCCAGTGGTTCAAAATCGGCCAGATGGCTATGTGGCACTTGGAGGGATTATCAAGATGAAGGCACTGTTTGTGCTGTGGAAGCAGGTCTGGTGTATGTTAAATGGCTTGCCTCGGTTGCCACAGATTGCAGTTTGAATGTGAATGCACCATTATGCTGGCAAGATTCGAAAAACTTGACCGTGCTGTCATGCTTTTCGCATGCAAACTGGCAGCTTGGTGATTGGTGCATGCTATCAGTTGCAGAACAGAAAGAACACATTGCTCCTACTACAATGGTGCATAAGATGGCAAGAGGATACAAGAGAAGAAACCTTGACTCTAGAGAGCTGTTTGCTATTGGGAAGATCAAGACCAAAGTTGATGTTGTGTGGCAAAATGGTGAGCATTCTATAGGACTAGATCCAGAGGAATTACTCCCTGTGAATGTCATAAATGCACATGAATTTTGGCCTCATCAGTTTGTGCTTGAAAAAGGTGCTTCTTATGATCCTCTTAAGCCTAATGATCAAAGATGGGGTGTTGTCCGATGTGTCGATGCATTGGAGCATACTGTTAAGGTACAATGGAAAGCTGTTTCCATTTCCAATGAAGATAATTTTGCTGGAGACAAAACGGAGGAAACTGTGAGCGCCTACGAACTTGTAGAGCACCCGGACTACTCCTTTTGTTTTGGTGATATTGTGTTCGCGGCTCAAAAACAGCTTGGGGACCAAGCTGGTAAAGATAATGGCAAGTCAGTGACTGACTTGAAGGCGGAGGCTACTCTTGAAGATGGGAACCAAGTTCATTGTGTAGATGAGTTCCCTGATAATCCTTTCCTGTGCTGTGTCGGGAATGTTACTGGTTTCAAAGATGGTAACATGGAGGTGAATTGGGCTAATGGTTTCACAACCAAG GTTGCACCTTATGAAGTTTTTCGAATTGAAAAACCTGAAGGTTCAGCTGTTACCTCCATTCCTCATGAAACTAATGTTGATGAGTTACCTCAAGAGATGATTGAACACAGAAGTCTACCCTCTGACAAGAAGGGAAAG GACTTGTTAAATAGTGATGGTGTTAGAGAGATTTGTGAAAAGCAATTCGGGGAGTGTAGCTCCTTTTCCCTTCCTCGAGCCGCCTTTGAACTTTTCTCCAGCATTAAAGACAGCATATTCCAGACACTTGGTGCAACACCCCTTTCAGGAGCAGTTTCCTCAGTACCCACATATGAAGAGGAGAATGGATCTGATTTTCTTGATAATAAAGATTTGGAAACTTGTAACCAATGCACTCACTCACATCCAGTGGATAAGTTGCAATTTATTGAAGAAATAACTCCAAATCCAGAAGTTGTCAAGACTCATGAACATAATGATTCTCCATTCTCTTTCcacaacaataattcaaatcaGTTTCAGCAATTTGATATAATAGAAAATTGCTCTGACCATCACTTCTTTGGTGATGGTCGAGCATTGACATTATCTCAG GTGAAAAGAGGCTGGGCAAAAAAGGTTCAGCAAGAATGGAACATCCTCGAGAAAAATCTTCCTG AAACTATTTATGTTCGTGTGTTTGAAGAAAGAATGGATCTCATGCGTGCAGCGATTGTTGGTGCATCCGGAACCCCGTATCATGACGGGATGTTCTTCTTTGATATATGTTTCCCTCCTGAGTATCCCAATGAACCACCT ATGGTGCACTACAAATCTGGTGGACTCCGCTTAAACCCTAACTTATATGAGTCCGGGAGAATCTGTCTGAGTCTCCTGAATACTTGGACTGGTGCAGGCTCTGAAGTTTGGAACCCCAGAAGCTCCACAATTCTACAAGTCCTTATCTCTCTGCAGGCCCTTGTCCTTAATGAGAAGCCTTATTTCAATGAGGCAGGATACGACCAACAAATCGGCAGAGCCGAGGGAGAGAAGAACTCTGTGAGTTATAATGAGAATGCCTTCCTTGTCACAACCAAATCAATGTTGTATCTGCTAAGAAATCCACCTAAG CATTTTGAGGCACTTTTGGAAGAACACTTCAGAAAACGGTCCAAACATATTCTTCTTGCATGTAAAGCATATATTGAAGGAGCTCCAATTGGGTGTGGTTTTGAATGTGCAAAAACTGAGCTTGAAAACCAGAAGGGGACTTCCACAGGGTTTAAAATTATGCTTTCTAAGATCCTCCCCAAGCTAGTAGAGGCCTTTTCTGATATGGGAATTGATTGCAGTCATTTTGTAGAGCACCAAAATTCAGTTCCCTGGTAA
- the LOC107631228 gene encoding probable ubiquitin-conjugating enzyme E2 24 isoform X3, whose amino-acid sequence MTGIFFMDALVSDSDWETNSESNSEYQEDIDFLYGGQAQSILSSLEESIGKIDGFLSFERAFVHGDVVCSLADPSGQMGRVIGVDMFVDLENVQGKVYKNVNSKKLRRIRSVSEGDHVIKGSWLGRVHRVAEKVTVLMDDGVECDIIALEKEKLLPLTQNFPEDFPYPYYSGQRVKVKSPSGSKSARWLCGTWRDYQDEGTVCAVEAGLVYVKWLASVATDCSLNVNAPLCWQDSKNLTVLSCFSHANWQLGDWCMLSVAEQKEHIAPTTMVHKMARGYKRRNLDSRELFAIGKIKTKVDVVWQNGEHSIGLDPEELLPVNVINAHEFWPHQFVLEKGASYDPLKPNDQRWGVVRCVDALEHTVKVQWKAVSISNEDNFAGDKTEETVSAYELVEHPDYSFCFGDIVFAAQKQLGDQAGKDNGKSVTDLKAEATLEDGNQVHCVDEFPDNPFLCCVGNVTGFKDGNMEVNWANGFTTKVAPYEVFRIEKPEGSAVTSIPHETNVDELPQEMIEHRSLPSDKKGKDLLNSDGVREICEKQFGECSSFSLPRAAFELFSSIKDSIFQTLGATPLSGAVSSVPTYEEENGSDFLDNKDLETCNQCTHSHPVDKLQFIEEITPNPEVVKTHEHNDSPFSFHNNNSNQFQQFDIIENCSDHHFFGDGRALTLSQVKRGWAKKVQQEWNILEKNLPETIYVRVFEERMDLMRAAIVGASGTPYHDGMFFFDICFPPEYPNEPPKIFQAYL is encoded by the exons ATGACAGGCATATTCTTCATGGATGCACTCGTTAGTGATTCAGACTGGGAGACTAACAGTGAAAGCAACAGTGAGTATCAAGAGGACATCGATTTTCTCTACGGGGGCCAAGCTCAGAGCATATTATCAAGTTTAGAGGAAAGCATCGGGAAGATCGATGGTTTCCTCTCATTTGAGAGAGCCTTTGTCCATGGAGATGTTGTCTGCTCCTTGGCAGACCCATCTGGACAGATGGGAAGAGTCATTGGTGTTGATATGTTTGTGGATTTGGAAAATGTTCAGGGAAAGGTCTATAAAAACGTGAACTCCAAGAAACTTAGAAGGATTCGCTCTGTTTCGGAAGGTGATCATGTAATTAAGGGGTCATGGCTTGGTCGGGTTCATAGAGTGGCAGAGAAAGTTACAGTATTGATGGATGATGGAGTTGAATGTGATATCATTGCCTTGGAAAAAGAGAAGCTTTTACCACTGACTCAGAATTTCCCTGAAGATTTTCCATATCCATATTATTCAGGGCAGAGAGTGAAGGTTAAGTCCCCCAGTGGTTCAAAATCGGCCAGATGGCTATGTGGCACTTGGAGGGATTATCAAGATGAAGGCACTGTTTGTGCTGTGGAAGCAGGTCTGGTGTATGTTAAATGGCTTGCCTCGGTTGCCACAGATTGCAGTTTGAATGTGAATGCACCATTATGCTGGCAAGATTCGAAAAACTTGACCGTGCTGTCATGCTTTTCGCATGCAAACTGGCAGCTTGGTGATTGGTGCATGCTATCAGTTGCAGAACAGAAAGAACACATTGCTCCTACTACAATGGTGCATAAGATGGCAAGAGGATACAAGAGAAGAAACCTTGACTCTAGAGAGCTGTTTGCTATTGGGAAGATCAAGACCAAAGTTGATGTTGTGTGGCAAAATGGTGAGCATTCTATAGGACTAGATCCAGAGGAATTACTCCCTGTGAATGTCATAAATGCACATGAATTTTGGCCTCATCAGTTTGTGCTTGAAAAAGGTGCTTCTTATGATCCTCTTAAGCCTAATGATCAAAGATGGGGTGTTGTCCGATGTGTCGATGCATTGGAGCATACTGTTAAGGTACAATGGAAAGCTGTTTCCATTTCCAATGAAGATAATTTTGCTGGAGACAAAACGGAGGAAACTGTGAGCGCCTACGAACTTGTAGAGCACCCGGACTACTCCTTTTGTTTTGGTGATATTGTGTTCGCGGCTCAAAAACAGCTTGGGGACCAAGCTGGTAAAGATAATGGCAAGTCAGTGACTGACTTGAAGGCGGAGGCTACTCTTGAAGATGGGAACCAAGTTCATTGTGTAGATGAGTTCCCTGATAATCCTTTCCTGTGCTGTGTCGGGAATGTTACTGGTTTCAAAGATGGTAACATGGAGGTGAATTGGGCTAATGGTTTCACAACCAAG GTTGCACCTTATGAAGTTTTTCGAATTGAAAAACCTGAAGGTTCAGCTGTTACCTCCATTCCTCATGAAACTAATGTTGATGAGTTACCTCAAGAGATGATTGAACACAGAAGTCTACCCTCTGACAAGAAGGGAAAG GACTTGTTAAATAGTGATGGTGTTAGAGAGATTTGTGAAAAGCAATTCGGGGAGTGTAGCTCCTTTTCCCTTCCTCGAGCCGCCTTTGAACTTTTCTCCAGCATTAAAGACAGCATATTCCAGACACTTGGTGCAACACCCCTTTCAGGAGCAGTTTCCTCAGTACCCACATATGAAGAGGAGAATGGATCTGATTTTCTTGATAATAAAGATTTGGAAACTTGTAACCAATGCACTCACTCACATCCAGTGGATAAGTTGCAATTTATTGAAGAAATAACTCCAAATCCAGAAGTTGTCAAGACTCATGAACATAATGATTCTCCATTCTCTTTCcacaacaataattcaaatcaGTTTCAGCAATTTGATATAATAGAAAATTGCTCTGACCATCACTTCTTTGGTGATGGTCGAGCATTGACATTATCTCAG GTGAAAAGAGGCTGGGCAAAAAAGGTTCAGCAAGAATGGAACATCCTCGAGAAAAATCTTCCTG AAACTATTTATGTTCGTGTGTTTGAAGAAAGAATGGATCTCATGCGTGCAGCGATTGTTGGTGCATCCGGAACCCCGTATCATGACGGGATGTTCTTCTTTGATATATGTTTCCCTCCTGAGTATCCCAATGAACCACCT AAAATATTTCAGGCTTACTTGTGA